One stretch of Elephas maximus indicus isolate mEleMax1 chromosome 22, mEleMax1 primary haplotype, whole genome shotgun sequence DNA includes these proteins:
- the LOC126065337 gene encoding coagulation factor XI-like, translating to MILLCQMVYFVLFASVSGDCVTKLFKDTLFQGGDISTVFTPSAEHCQVVCTHHPRCLLFTFMAESPTEDPTKWFTCVLKDSVTETLPKVNMSGAISGYSFKQCPHQINACNNHLYVDLDMKGMNYKDSVAKSAHECQERCTNDIHCHFFTYATWSFPSEQHRNVCLLKYTQMGTPTRIMKINEVVSGFSLKSCARSNLACIRDIFPRTGFADSNIDSVLVPDVFVCQSICTHHPNCLFFTFLSKDWPKESERNLCLLKSSLSGLPSTRYGKDNAFSGFSLQNCRHSVPVLCHSSFYPDTDFLGEELDIVDVEGREACQKVCTDTLRCQFFTYSPSQQPSNKGKGKCYLKLSLNGSPTKILHGRGGISGYTLRLCKMDNVCTNRIKARIVGGTASVYSEWPWQITLHTTSPTQRHLCGGSIIGNQWILTAAHCFIEVDSPKILRVYSGILNQSEIKEDTTFFGVQEIIIHDQYKMAESGYDIALLKLETTMNYTDFQRPICLPSKSDRNITYTECWVTGWGYRKLRDKIQNTLQKAKVPLVTNDECQTRYTGHKITNKMVCAGYKEGGRDTCKGDSGGPLSCKHKEVWYLVGITSWGESCAQSGRPGVYTNVIEYVDWILEKTQPA from the exons atgattttattatgccaaatggtGTATTTCGTCTTATTTGCTTCAGTTTCTGGTG ACTGTGTGACCAAGCTGTTCAAAGATACCCTCTTTCAAGGAGGAGACATAAGCACTGTTTTTACACCAAGTGCTGAGCACTGCCAGGTAGTCTGCACCCACCACCCACGATGTTTGCTCTTTACTTTTATGGCTGAATCACCAACTGAAGACCCTACCAAATG gtttacTTGTGTCCTGAAAGACAGTGTTACGGAAACACTGCCAAAGGTGAATATGTCAGGAGCAATTTCTGGATATTCTTTCAAACAATGCCCTCACCAAATAAATG cTTGCAACAATCATCTTTACGTGGATCTAGACATGAAGGGCATGAACTATAAAGACTCTGTTGCCAAGTCTGCCCACGAATGTCAGGAGAGATGCACCAACGACATCCACTGTCACTTTTTCACTTACGCCACCTGGAGTTTTCCCAGCGAGCAGCACCG taaCGTTTGTCTACTGAAGTACACCCAAATGGGGACACCAACCAGAATAATGAAGATCAATGAAGTGGTGTCTGGATTTTCACTGAAATCTTGTGCACGTTCTAATCTGG CTTGTATCAGGGACATTTTCCCTAGGACAGGGTTTGCAGACAGTAACATTGACAGCGTCTTGGTTCCAGATGTTTTTGTCTGTCAGAGTATTTGTACTCATCATCccaattgtttattttttactttcctttCCAAAGACTGGCCAAAAGAATCTGAAAG AAATCTTTGTCTCCTGAAATCATCTCTAAGTGGATTACCAAGTACTCGCTATGGAAAGGACAACGCTTTTTCTGGTTTCAGTCTACAAAACTGCCGGCACAGCGTCCCAG TGTTGTGTCATTCTTCATTTTATCCCGACACTGATTTCTTGGGAGAAGAACTGGACATTGTTGACGTGGAAGGGCGTGAAGCCTGCCAGAAAGTGTGCACTGACACCTTACGCTGCCAGTTCTTTACCTATTCCCCGTCTCAACAACCTAGCAACAAAGGGAA GGGTAAATGTTACTTAAAACTTTCTTTGAATGGATCCCCAACTAAAATACTTCATGGGAGAGGAGGCATCTCTGGATACACATTAAGGTTATgtaaaatggataatg TGTGTACAAACAGAATTAAAGCCAGAATTGTTGGAGGGACTGCCTCTGTTTACAGCGAGTGGCCGTGGCAGATAACATTGCACACCACgtcacccacccagagacacctgtgTGGAGGCAGCATCATTGGGAATCAGTGGATATTAACAGCTGCTCATTGCTTCATTGA GGTAGATTCACCAAAAATTTTGCGTGTCTATAGTGGCATTTTAAATCAATCAGAAATAAAGGAGGATACAACTTTCTTTGGGGTTCAAGAAATAATAATTCATGATCAATACAAAATGGCAGAAAGTGGGTATGATATTGCCCTGTTGAAACTCGAAACGACAATGAATTATACTG attttCAACGGCCCATATGCCTCCCTTCAAAAAGCGATAGAAACATCACATATACTGAGTGCTGGGTGACTGGATGGGGGTACAGAAAATTAAGAG acaaaATACAGAATACTCTCCAGAAAGCCAAAGTTCCCTTGGTAACAAACGATGAATGTCAGACAAGATACACGGGACACAAAATAACCAATAAGATGGTCTGTGCTGGCTataaagaaggagggagggatacCTGTAAG GGAGATTCCGGGGGCCCCCTGTCCTGTAAACACAAGGAGGTCTGGTATTTGGTGGGTATCACAAGCTGGGGCGAAAGCTGTGCTCAAAGCGGGCGGCCAGGTGTTTACACCAATGTGATCGAGTATGTGGACTGGATTTTAGAGAAAACTCAACCGGCATGA